A segment of the Ictalurus punctatus breed USDA103 chromosome 24, Coco_2.0, whole genome shotgun sequence genome:
ATGTAATCATGTTGTTTCGTGATATATAAAATGCTTTACAATTTAGCATGTTAACAGATCAAAGATGGTAACAGGTACTTATAAAGTACCAGTGGACCCtgtgtgaataaatgtattaagaccagaaaaaaataacacacaaactCTGGACAATTTAAGCAgttatatttatgatttttcAAAGCACACAAAGcataccatttatttattgatttcatTCCAATCATATATATTTAGAACAATCACAAATcctatatataaacatatttcactTCTGTAGTCTGTAGTCAATActcagttaaataaaaaaaaaaaaaaaatgccagtaTAGTAGTCATTCAAAATAACTAGAAACCAACAAAACCCAAGAATCAACCTTTTCTGGCCAATGAcctcatttctttttattttctttaaatttactgaaggctaatgatatttaaataataataatcaacccATTTTaattagagtttttttttttaaattcggTAAATCAAGTTGATATATACAGATCtacattataaaaaatatatagaatagTGACTGTCTAATTTCAGCATTTACTTGaggttataaataattaaatgtagaACAAAATCACTCTACATGTTCATTTGAAAGCTTTAAAATAGATTAGCTAAAGCTGAAGCTAAAACAGCTGATGAACACAAGTTTACAGTATCAGAATTGTACAGTTTATTAGATTTTTGGGATTCAAACTCAACTATTAAACACAAAAAACTGTTTGCATGAGTTGCACAAAAAATCTGATCCTGAGAGCTTCTCATTACTGAATTTACAACTGGAATCAGTTTAGATGAGACTAAAATAAAGTTTTGGTGACAATAGCAACGGCACACAAGCACAATCCCTGAGCACAGCTCCCGTTTCTTACCATTTTATTGAGCCTCCTAAAAACAGCAATGCAAAGCACCAGTATTAGAATAAATTAGGAATAGTATAAAACATTCATATACAGCCTCCAGACCCATGTTTGCATTCAATCTTAAATTAGATTAAATTAATCTTAGATTAAATCTTGATACACAATTAAAACTCAGTTTTACATGCTTAAGAAGTCATAATGAACTATTTAACGTGTTCTTTACATTTAACTTTAAGAAGCTTCATATACTGTTTTTAATTGCTAAATGGCATTGTTTACTCTAAacaatgaattttttaaaataagtataCTATGGacacctcaatgtatgtacagGTGATAACAAATTTCAATATATaccacaaataataataatgtgtgggttgatgatgcaaaaaaccagctagcagtgctacattatgttgttgttgcgTTAAAGAGTCTGACTGCTGTAGGGATGAAGGATCTGCGGTAGCGCTCTTTCAGCAGTCTGCTGCTAAATAGGGTGTATTTGTAGGATatttccatagggtgtacttatgttttcacatgactgtatgtatgtatgtaaggaCTAAAATACAGCAGAATATCcaagaaatatttaaatgaacatgattaCAATGCACAAGTAGATCTTTAGGCAGAATGCAGTCAGTAATGGAAGAATATTTCACTTATTCATCAAATTACACTGTTTGGTAACAATATTACCACGTGTGTGCGTATACTTAGTGCTGGTTCATATTTTATCTCAACAATGATTGCACCTACAGCTTCTTTTCTTTATGATGTAATTAGGTTAAGTCGGTGAAAATTTTATTAATGCAACATAATGCAGGCAAAgataataaatggaaaaaagaaagaaaaagaaagaaaaaaagcatgcaTGTTATAGTCAATGAATTTTATTCTATTATGTTCTTACATCCAATCGATCTCAGCAGATACAAACTGTATGCCATAGCTGCAACACttttatggattttatttacagtgccctccactaatattggcacccttggtaaatatgagcaaagaaagctgtgaagatttgtctttattgtttaaccattagatcttttgttaaaaaaaaatcacaaaaatactctgctctcatggatatcaatctgttgcaaacaaaacacaggtttctcaaaaatatatctttgttaaatatcgatgtgcaacaattattggcacccttttagtcaatactttgtgttacctcgctttgccaagataacagctctgagtattcacatataatgcctgatgaggttggagaatacatggcaaggaaCTTTTTCTCTTGCTGCTCCCTTAAACTAGATGTTGAGAAATACAATCAGACTGTTGTattcagaacaaaaaaaaaaataccacagcACGCACTAATAAacttattgaattattttattttatttctaagtaaaaaaaaaattataggaCTGGAATCAGTTTAGATTAGACCAAAATGAAGGTTTGGTTACAATATCAACTGCATACAAGCACAATCCCCCAAacccactgtaaaataaaatatggagTCACATCATTAATCTTTTGGGGCTGTTTAACAACTTGTGGGTGTTGAGTGTATTATCAGTTTTACTTACTACAGTAACATTATTAGCCCAAAACATGGTTGCCTCTTCCAGAAGGGTAAAATTTGGCCATAAATTAATTTTTcaacatgataatgaccccaaacatacatccaaatcaacacaaatCTTTGAAGGAAAGAAAATGGTTTGCAATCTCAGTTTTTGGATTTCAATTCACGGTTCTTTGACGAGTGTTCTCCAACTGTGATTTGgaagttttattcatttgatgtCCTTGCACAGCACACTGCCCTGATACTGTCAGACACAGCCATATACAGGATGGGATTGAGGCACATGTTCAGACAAGCTAATGCCTTTGACACTTGGTATCCATTACGCACATAACAATTAGTATTACTGTCTTCATTCAGTTTAAAGTTCACTATATGTAGAATATGATAGGGGACAAAAGACAGAGTGTACAAGACACAGACTAATCCAATAATCAGACCCACTTTTTTCTTCTGGAGTGAGGtgatatttgcatttttaaaaacagccatTATTACACCAAAATATGATGCAAAAGTAACTACAAATGGGACAAAGCAGCCTATAACAACCATAAACATCCTGTAGGTAGACTTCGGGTTTGATTTATTATCTATATTTGCAAATAAGAGACATCTGTCCTTATCGACACCTGAAAAGTAGAGAAGTGGAGATGAAATGCTTGCCACAAAGATCCAGACAAACACACTGATGATCTTGGCGTGTTTTGGGCGAATGTGTTTGCGCATGAAGATTGGTTGAACGATGGCCAGGTATCGATGAACACTGATGCACATGATGAAGTAAATGCTGACGTAGAGGTTACAGGTGAAGAGAAAGATCTCTATTTTGCAGACAGCATCACCAAATATCCACTGTCGATCTCTGGAATAATAGTCGATAAGAAGGGGCAGAGTGAGGGCGTAAAAGATGTCACTGAAGACCAGGTTGCAGGAGAACACCACTCCCATGTGCcagttcttcttctccttagTCACAAGCAGCCACAGTGCCAGTATGTTCCCCACCAGCGCAACACACATCTCCACAGCATAGATGGGAGGTAACAGGTCTTTTTGAAACGTACTTTTACAGCTCCAGTTCCAGTTTTCCTTCATTTTATTGAGACTACTAAAAACAGCAATGCAAAGAACCAGTATTAGTATAAATTAGGAATAGCATAGCACAATCATTTGCAGCTAGTCTTGCCTCCAAATCCATATTTGCACTGAAACATTAGATTAAATCTTGATACACAATTAAAACTCAGTTTTGCATGCTTAAGAAATCATAATGAACTATTTTAATGTGTTCTTTACATTTAACTTTAAGAAGCTTCATATACTGCTTTTAATGGCTTTATGACATTGTAATATCCAGTCCTGGCCTGTCATCAATGTAGTcagtttcatattttcatttcaagGTTTACTCGAAacacttaattaaaaaaacaaaaaactttacaTTCTTTATTCAGATATGTTAGGgtaatttgtaatattttgatgACCAAATAGAAATGCTATGTCGGTTAAGGAAAATGATGTTTTGAGAATCCAGCTCCATGATACTAACGGGTGGCCTTGAGCCTCTCTACTGTAAAAACTAAAATGTGAGGCAtggatgctttaaaaaaaaaaagaaatttttttttttatatacgaAACTATTGTTTTAAGCATAGTCTTGACCTCAGCTATTTATACAAAACTACTTGTGTGTTGTTTAACTACCTGAATTTGCCATCTGGTCTGTTATGTATGTACAGTCATTTTGCTGTAATAGTGCTTCTACTGTCAAAGAATGAATGCAGAAAGAGGCTTTGAACATTGCAAAGGAACTGGCAAAAAAACAGATAACCACATGGTTAGATTATTTGAACCTAGAAATAAATGTCTTAGAAATAAAGTTTAACTGCATACCATATAAGGTAGTAATAGCTGTATTACAAGCATACTGAGTAGGAAGTAGGCTAATTTCAGCTGATGAGCATTCAACATGCTAAACCACATAAGGAGGCCCAGCTGCAAAGGTTCAGGGCTGATCCTTGTCTGCTTGGATGAAGAGAATTGAGAGAAAGGTCATTTTCATATTGTACCTTTTTTTGCATGTcagaaaacatttgttttgaaCGAACATGTTATCGGCTATAAGAAGCCTAATGTAATAATATTCAGAGTTGTTAGCTGTCACTCATCCACTCTgccaccacaacacacacacacacacacacacacacgcgcacacacacacacacacacacacacacacacacacacacacacacacacacacacacacacacacacacacacagcgcatcCTGTCAATTTACCAAGGAAATGAAGAGTGCTTACAACagagacttcttccataaatgtttaataaacatctTAGAACAAAACCTCACCACACCAACAATTATAAGAATAACTTTGTTGAACAACAACCcctttttgaacattttaaaatccatttattattagtcttagattatatgGTGTGTCCGTTGCAAAAATCCCTGAGTatcagctgttactatagatacAATAACATATTCGAATGGGTTTTTTAATATTAACTTTTatgttacagccggaactacctgtgctgttctacgaaaatagtgcacaccttctgaccaatcagatttgagcattcaACTATGCTGCggtattaatatatatatatatatatatatatatatatatatatatatatatatatatatatatatatataatcacatgaATTACACTAAAGATTTAAAGCAAAacagtattctttttttttaaaaatttttttaaaaatttgtatcCTATTAATCAAAATCAGAAtaatgtctatttatttattgaggtaCTGTTATTGAATGTAGAAGAAAGCTGAATTTGTGCAAAGGATATGAACTGGAAAAAAACCAAATACTCAGTAATACCACCTAGATGTCCTATAGGCTTAATAGCTGACTATACTGTGAGGAAAAAGCTATAATATCATAGTATAAAGTAATACCTTACATACCTTGATTCTGTCTTGgtaaaatattttatacttgGTACTGAGTTTGTAGTCTGTTCACAGATTCTGTTGAAAACCGTCTGTCACGGTGTCGTCTATGTGTAGGTGTTCATCAAGTCAGCACATCTACTCTTGTCAGTCTTGTCTACTCTTGTCATTTCGATTCCTGTTTATATTGTTGCAGCCACTACTATCTTATACTATATGTCTCTGTATAGTTAAGActtatgtaaatattaataaagaaaacatgGGGCCATCAACAGCCTCCAGAACTTTATTCAATGTGCCTTCGCATGGCTTCCAAAAGTCTCTGGAAGTGTACTGTAGGGATGAAACACCATTTTCTCTAAGATATTCCCTAAGTcaattgatttattcattcattcatcttcagtaattgctttatGCTGGTGAGGTTGCAGTGGACCccgagtctatcctgggaacactgtgtGTGGGAGTACATCCTGGATTGCAGACTGGAATCAATGAACACACCAACCAGAGTTACTACTATATATTTACAAAGTGTATATGCTGTTTCTAAGGCTGTTTTTCAGGGTTTGGGCTAGGCCTCTtggttccatccatccattttctataccacttatcctacagggttgcagagaacctggagcctatcccagggcgcaTGGGGcacaagaaaaagaagagaagtcTGTTTTACCAGAAACCTCTTTAACAGGAgtgtacaaatcaatgtgagctaTCCAGTTATAGCTGAAGTGCTATAAAGTGAGCGTAGCTTCTTCCGGATCTATTTCCACTTACAGAGCCAAAATGTACGAAACATTTGGTCATATTGTGTCTAAAAAAGCAGTATTTCACTTGCAATTTGTAATCAGCTACACTTCTCCAGCCTGTGGCTTTGTGGCTGTGGCTGAAATAGCTGATGTCGATATTCAGTTTAACCACAGTCAAGCTTGTGTCACATATGTGTTAGATTTTAAATTTTGTAACGTCCAAGAGTTACTTAGTTCCCAGGCATGGGCAGTAACGTGTTACATTTACTTCGTTATGTTTACTTTAGTAaccttttgaaaaaaaacatgtactttaagagtaggtttaactggccatgCTTATACTCTTagtcaagttcatttttaattacagaaatgtacttttacttcgcGACATTCGGATGAGTTCctccattactgttaaatgttaatgtgtatgtgtagtttttataatttgtttatatCATGCATAATGAGGTCTCAAGTCTCGCGATACGCTTCAGTGGTCTGATTGTTGatgaaacaacacacacacacacacacacacacacacacacacacacacacacacacatatatatatatatatatatatatatatatatatatatatatatatatatatatatatgatgtgtgtATCTCATgaagttagttagttaattgTACTTTAAtattcaaaaatgtaaaaattggcTGAAAAATTGGTCTTTGGCCTCGCCATACTATCACAATACAATTAACAATACACAACATCCACAATACATATAACAATACACAACATCCACTTTAACATCAAAAGCAGGAATAACCTCTGATTTGCTTTCTTACCAATATGATCCACATTATGAGAGAAATTAAATTTACAGTCAATCATCACTAACGATAGCGAATAACACTGAAGatttaaagcaaaacaatatTCTTCTTTTGGTAGTTTGTGTGCTATTAATCAAAATCAGAATCAggtctgttatttatttattgaggtaCTGTTATTGAAGCTAGAAGAAGGTTGAAATTTGTGCAAAGGAAGTGAACAGGAACAAAACCAAATACTAAGTAATACAATCTATACGTCCTATAATCTTAATAGCAGACCATACAGTGAGGAAAAAGCTACCGCATGGTGCATAATATTGTAGTATAAAGTGATATCTTACATACCTTGAATCTGCCCTGGTAAGATGTTTTCTACTTGGTACTGAGTTTGTAGTCTGTTCACGGATTCTGCCCAGATAGCCTGTGTCGTCTATATGTATGTGTTCAAGTCACCACATCTACCCTGATCAATAGTGgcatttcatttcctgtttttactgttgcaGCCACTACTGTCTTATACTGTATGTCTCTGTATGGTTaaggtttaattaaaaattaataaagaaaacatgGGGCCATCAACAGCCTCCAGAACAGGTTCAATGTGCCTTCACATGGGTTCCAAAAGTCTCTGGAAgtgtactggagggatgaaacaccattcttccaaaagatattcccttaCTCTGGGAACAATTTGTGTGGGAACACATCATGGACTGGACACTGGAATCAATGATCacaccatccagagttactactATATATTTACAAAGCGTATATGCTGTTCCTGAGGCTGTTTTTCCAGGGCTTGGGCTAGgactcttagttccagtgaagagtaATGTTACTgatacaacatacaaagacatttaagACAATTGTATGTTTCTAACTTTGTCGCAACAATTTGGGGGATGGTGCGttcctgtttcagcatgacaatgacaaggattgggtgccagtgattagaacttgcttagggagtgcaggtggaatctgtcttatttataaccctctcatatctagtgtctggtgttattgtaaatagtctgcacttatatagcgcctttatgcaaagcactttacgctgtgtctcattcacccattcacacacacactcacacactaatggtagcatagctgccatgcaaggcgctaacttgccatcgggagcaacttggggttcagtgtcttgcccaaggacactttggcatgtggagtcatgtgggccgagaatcgaaccaccgaccctacaattagtggacaacccgctctaccacctgacccaCAGCCTCCCTTTGATGTTGAGGTCTGTGGTGTCATTATGCCAAGAGCTAAAGAGTTCAGTAATTCCAGAGTAAAGACAgctttcaggagaagcacctcataccaactgtgaagcacagtggtggaaatgttatggtctggggttgcttcacttcctcagggactggacagcttgcattcattgattcaactatgaattcggcatcatatcaaagagtgtttgaagataatgtgagcccatctgtccgaaagttgtaGTTGAACCGGATAAtgaacaggataatgatcctaaacacactagcaaatccaccaaggaatggctcaagaagaagaaatggagggttatcatatggcctagtcaaagcccagatttgaatcccattgaaatgttgtggagtGATTTGAAACagacagtacatgcaagaaatccctcaaacatcttacagctgaaagaatattgcagagtggtcagaaattccagcaagcctggtggacaattatgcaaaacagcttcattaatacacactgtttcaaagattatcaaatgtttgcttgtccaaatatgtcaaaacagCCAGcaatttccatagggtgtacttatgttttcacatgactgtgtgtaaGGACTAAAATACAGCAGAATATCcaagaaatatttaaatgaacatgattaCAATGCACAAGTATATCTTTAGGCAGAATGCAGTCAGTAATGGAAGAATATTTCACTTATTCATCAAATTACACTGTTTGGTAACAATATaaccacgtgtgtgtgtgtttagttagtGCTGCTTCATATTTTATCTCAACAGTGATTGCACCTACAGCTTCTCTTCTTTATGTTGTAATTAGGTTAAGTCAGTGAAAATTCTATTAATGCAACATAATGCAGGCGAAgataataaatggaaaaaagaaacaaaaagaaagaaaaaaagcatgcaTGTTATAGTCAATGAATTTTATTCTATTATGTTCTTACATCCAATCGATCTTAGCAGATACATACTGTATGCCATAGCTGCAACACttttatggattttatttacagtgccctccactaatattggcacccttggtaagtatgagcaaagaaggctgtgaagatttgtctttattgtttatccgtttgatcttttcttaaaaacaattcacaaaaatattctgctctcatggatatcagtctattgaaaacaaaacacaggtctATATAAACAATAATTGCAACAATatttggcacccttttagtcaatactttgtgctatacctctctttgccaagataacagctttgagtcttctcctataatgcctgatgaggttggagaacacaTGGCAAGGGATCAGAGACCATTCGTCCATACAGAATCTTTCCAGATCcatcacatttcgaggtccacgctggtggactctcttcagttcaccccacaggttttcattATGTTCCTATGGATCCCTGTCATTAATGTATTCAGTGTCATATTACCATTTCAAGGCTTACACTAAAGGTTTAAGTGTTTAGAATAATTTTACATTCTATATTCAGACGTTCTGGTGCGTTGGAATATTTTGATGCCCAAATATAATATATGGTCATGAGCGTCTCTAACATTTGAGACAATGAGACAAAATTTGAGACATTTAGTCTCTAGACATAGTCTTGGCCTGACCTAAATTGTAAAACTATTGTGTATTTTGAAACTCATAGCACACACCATCTAGTCTGTTATACATTTAATTTTGGTGTAATAGTGCTGCTACTGTCAAAGAATGCATGTGGAAGAAGGCTTAGAGTTGCACAACGGAAGTGAAGTCAAGAACAAATAACTACATGTTTGTATTATTATCACCAAGCCTTCCTGGAAATAAAGTTTAACTGTATATTGTCACATAAGTGAGCAGggaagtgtgtgtctgtgtgtgtgtgttctgggtaGTGAAGTCCACGGTAGCCATATTTGTAAGCTGCAGTGTTTGCTGCAAACTTGAACCCGTGGATGGTTACAACTACTGATACTGTACTGTACCAAGCTACTGATACTGTAGCTTTTCAAGCTATAAGATACGCATAGCTTGAAGTAGTTAAGCAACAGTCAAGCTACCCTTTTATAAAAGTAGTTAGCGACACTACAAGTTCCTAACAAAAAGTAGATAACTACAGTGAAGCTACTTAAATGGGCATCACTGTTAGTATGTCATGATTGTGAATCAGTTTAGGAATAACTGTGTATCATTTTgcataaagaaattaaacacaacctaaaaataattcagaacaATTATGAATATATAATGTACACGTTAGGCTGCTTATCAATTTAACATGACAATCGTGTTCATCTCTATATAAGTCCTTAAATTTGTGCTTCAACTCTTGGGTATAACGTCCCCTTATAATCGAAGTACTGGATGAATTATTTTAATCTTTGGTTTGCAAAGATTACATACAAAAGGTGttagatttattatttgattCCTTAAGACACATGAACTTTTACAAATAAGGCCACGAATAATGGGGTTTCTCATTATCAAGACTCAGTCACCATCTCCCGCTTCATAATGGATAATAAGGATGAGTTTGTCATACTTGAATAATTGATACTTCCGATaggtaaataataatacatagaactattattattattattattattattattgttgttgttgttgttgttgttgttattattattattattattattttaccacTGATTATTGAATtaataattgaaataataataaataataaataagttaaaaGGAACTTTTTCTCTTGCTGCTCCCTTAAACTAGATGTTGAGAAATACAATCAGACTGTTGTATttagaacataaaataaatccctcaGAATGCACTAATAAACctattgaattattttattttatgtctaagtaaaaaaaaaaaaaggactggaATCAGTTTAGATTAGACCAAAATAAAGGCTTGGTGACAATAGCAACTGCTTACAAGCACAATCCCCCAAacccactgtaaaataaaataaggagtCGCATCATTAATCTTTTGGGGCTGTTTAACAACATGTGAGTGTTGAGTGTATTATCAGTTTTATTAACTACAGAAACATTATCAGCCCAAAACATGGTTGCCTCTTCCAGAAGGGTAAAATTTGGCCATAGATGAATTTTTCAatatgataatgaccccaaacgtacatccaaatcaacacaaatgtttgaaggaaaagaaaatagtTTGCAATCTCAGTTTCTGGATTTCAATTCAAGGTTCTTTGACGAGTTTTCTCCAACTGTGATTTGTAAGTTTGATACATTTGAGCTCCTTCTACATCACACTGCCCTGATACTGTCAGACACAGCCATATACAGGATAGGATTGAGGCACATGTTCAGACAAGCTAATGCCTTTGACACTTGGTATCCATTACGCACATAACAATTAGTCTTGCCTTCTTCTCTCAGTTTAAAATTCACTATCTGTAGAATGTGATAGGGGACAAAAGACAGAGTGTACAAGACACAGACTAATCCAATAATCAGAGCCACTTTTTTCTTCTGGACTGAGGtgatatttgcatttttaaaaacagccatTATTACACCAAAATATGATGCAAAAGTAACTACAAATGGGACAAAGCAGCCTATAACAACCATAAACACCCTGTAGGTAGACTTTAggtttgatttattatttatatttgcaaATAAGGAACATCTCTCCTTATTGAGACCTGAAAAGTAGAGAAGTGGAGATGAAATGCTTGCCACAAAGATCCAGACGAACACACTGATGATCTTGGCGTGTTTTGGGCGAATGTGTTTGCGCATGAAGATTGGTTGAACGATGGCCAGGTATCGATGAACACTGATGCACATGATGAAGTAAATGCTGACG
Coding sequences within it:
- the LOC128629087 gene encoding P2Y purinoceptor 11-like, with the translated sequence MCVALVGNILVLWLLVTKEKKNWHMGVVFSCNLVISDIFYALTLPLLIDYYSRERQWIFGDAVCKIERFLFSCNLYVSIYFIMCISVHRYLAIVQPIFMRKHIRPKHAKIISVFVWIFVASISSPLLYFSGLNKERCSLFANINNKSNLKSTYRVFMVVIGCFVPFVVTFASYFGVIMAVFKNANITSVQKKKVALIIGLVCVLYTLSFVPYHILQIVNFKLREEGKTNCYVRNGYQVSKALACLNMCLNPILYMAVSDSIRAV
- the LOC108256855 gene encoding P2Y purinoceptor 11 is translated as MKENWNWSCKSTFQKDLLPPIYAVEMCVALVGNILALWLLVTKEKKNWHMGVVFSCNLVFSDIFYALTLPLLIDYYSRDRQWIFGDAVCKIEIFLFTCNLYVSIYFIMCISVHRYLAIVQPIFMRKHIRPKHAKIISVFVWIFVASISSPLLYFSGVDKDRCLLFANIDNKSNPKSTYRMFMVVIGCFVPFVVTFASYFGVIMAVFKNANITSLQKKKVGLIIGLVCVLYTLSFVPYHILHIVNFKLNEDSNTNCYVRNGYQVSKALACLNMCLNPILYMAVSDSIRAVCCARTSNE